In Campylobacter sp. VBCF_01 NA2, one DNA window encodes the following:
- the fldA gene encoding flavodoxin FldA, translating into MVGIIFGSSMGNTEDAAKAISAQLGTENEVVNVADIAPSELGKYSSLIVGSSTWNDGELQDDWASFDFSALEVTGKTVAIFGMGDSASYSDAYCNAMAELYENFVAKGAVIVGAVSTEGYEFDASNAVKDGKFVGLALDNDNQSDLTDSRISAWVEQIKPNLA; encoded by the coding sequence ATGGTAGGAATTATTTTTGGTAGCTCTATGGGCAACACAGAGGACGCCGCAAAGGCGATTTCAGCGCAACTTGGCACTGAAAACGAGGTCGTAAATGTCGCTGACATCGCCCCTAGCGAGCTTGGCAAATACAGCTCGCTCATCGTAGGAAGCTCGACTTGGAACGACGGCGAGTTGCAGGACGATTGGGCGAGCTTCGATTTTAGCGCTCTTGAAGTTACGGGCAAAACCGTGGCGATTTTTGGCATGGGCGATAGCGCTAGCTACTCGGACGCCTACTGCAACGCAATGGCGGAATTATACGAAAATTTCGTCGCAAAAGGCGCCGTAATCGTGGGTGCGGTGAGCACTGAGGGGTATGAGTTTGACGCTAGCAACGCTGTCAAAGATGGCAAATTCGTAGGCCTTGCCCTAGATAACGACAACCAAAGCGATTTGACGGATTCTAGAATTAGCGCGTGGGTGGAGCAAATCAAGCCAAATTTGGCGTAA
- a CDS encoding tetratricopeptide repeat protein, with product MKKFVLFGLIFAIIFADEVSNLETSCEKGDGKSCYELGILHGQNKKVKNASNENSILYHQKACDKEIAEACFELSDYYRVGVWIEKDEEKAKELFKKSMDLHNIGCDKNIGKDCEALASMYEISNGMADEDSDKAEELYKKAIDLYKIDCDKNNATACFGLGILHEQGRGIENDLKTALSFYEKSCEMKNEDACYSLYVIYETEMEFKDEKKAYDYAIKSCDFGNFIACDSLGFMYNNDNNKTESRKYYKKSCEFGFNDNCSKVCYDLGLEYDYDYKSEGYKTEAQKYCKKACELGDKGSCDSYENSK from the coding sequence ATGAAAAAATTTGTATTATTTGGTTTAATATTTGCAATAATATTTGCAGACGAAGTTTCAAATTTAGAAACTTCTTGCGAAAAAGGCGACGGTAAAAGTTGCTATGAGCTTGGAATTTTGCACGGACAAAATAAAAAGGTAAAAAATGCTAGTAATGAAAATTCTATTTTATATCATCAAAAAGCTTGTGATAAAGAAATAGCCGAAGCTTGTTTTGAATTATCCGATTATTATAGGGTTGGTGTTTGGATAGAAAAAGATGAAGAAAAAGCAAAAGAGTTGTTTAAAAAATCTATGGATTTGCACAATATTGGTTGTGATAAAAATATAGGAAAAGATTGCGAAGCATTGGCAAGTATGTATGAAATAAGTAATGGTATGGCAGATGAAGATTCTGATAAGGCAGAAGAATTATATAAAAAAGCTATTGATTTGTATAAAATAGATTGTGATAAAAATAACGCAACGGCTTGTTTTGGATTAGGGATATTACACGAACAAGGCAGAGGAATAGAGAACGACTTAAAAACAGCATTATCTTTTTATGAAAAATCTTGTGAAATGAAAAATGAAGACGCTTGTTATAGTTTGTATGTTATATATGAGACCGAAATGGAATTTAAAGATGAGAAAAAAGCCTATGATTACGCTATAAAATCTTGTGATTTTGGTAATTTCATAGCTTGTGATAGTTTAGGTTTTATGTATAACAATGACAATAATAAAACAGAATCTAGAAAGTATTATAAAAAATCTTGTGAATTTGGTTTTAATGATAATTGTAGTAAGGTTTGTTACGATTTAGGTTTAGAATACGATTACGATTATAAATCAGAAGGCTATAAAACAGAAGCTCAAAAATATTGCAAAAAAGCTTGTGAGCTTGGAGATAAAGGTAGTTGTGATAGTTACGAAAATTCTAAATAA
- the rpsL gene encoding 30S ribosomal protein S12 — protein sequence MPTINQLVRKERKKVTVKSKSPALKECPQRRGVCTRVYTTTPKKPNSALRKVAKVRLTSGFEVISYIGGEGHNLQEHSIVLVRGGRVKDLPGVKYHIVRGALDTAGVAKRTVSRSKYGAKRPKK from the coding sequence GTGCCAACCATAAATCAATTGGTCAGAAAAGAGCGCAAAAAAGTGACTGTAAAGTCAAAATCACCTGCGCTAAAAGAGTGTCCTCAAAGACGCGGAGTTTGCACCAGAGTTTATACAACAACTCCTAAAAAACCAAACTCAGCTTTGAGAAAAGTTGCCAAAGTAAGGCTAACAAGCGGTTTTGAAGTCATCAGCTATATCGGCGGTGAAGGTCATAACCTACAAGAACACAGCATTGTTCTAGTTCGCGGCGGTCGTGTAAAAGACTTACCGGGTGTTAAATATCACATTGTTCGTGGTGCGCTTGATACCGCAGGTGTCGCAAAAAGAACAGTTTCTAGATCTAAATACGGTGCTAAACGCCCTAAAAAATAG
- the rpsG gene encoding 30S ribosomal protein S7, which translates to MRRRKAPVREVMPDPIYGNKVITKFINSLMYDGKKSVATEIMYGALDLIDKKGGEAKGIDVFNDAIENVKPLMEVKSRRVGGATYQVPIEVRPARQQALAIRWIITFARKRSERTMIERLAYELLDAANSKGSSFKKKEDTYKMAEANKAFAHYRW; encoded by the coding sequence ATGAGAAGAAGAAAAGCTCCCGTAAGGGAAGTTATGCCTGACCCAATTTATGGCAATAAAGTAATCACTAAATTTATTAATTCACTTATGTATGACGGCAAAAAAAGCGTTGCGACTGAGATTATGTATGGTGCGCTTGATTTGATCGACAAAAAAGGCGGCGAAGCCAAAGGTATCGATGTTTTCAACGACGCTATCGAAAATGTAAAACCACTTATGGAAGTTAAATCTCGCCGTGTGGGTGGTGCTACATACCAAGTTCCAATCGAAGTTCGCCCTGCTCGCCAACAAGCTTTGGCAATCCGCTGGATCATCACTTTTGCTAGAAAAAGAAGCGAAAGAACTATGATCGAGCGTTTAGCTTACGAGCTACTTGATGCAGCGAATTCAAAAGGTTCTTCATTTAAGAAAAAAGAAGATACTTACAAAATGGCAGAAGCTAATAAAGCATTTGCCCACTATCGCTGGTAG
- a CDS encoding ComEA family DNA-binding protein, producing the protein MKIFKILSTTAIFASLAFAGINLNTATKDELMALPGIGEAKAEAIIEYRKNNKFNSIDEIKNIKGIGEKRFEAIKDDLTLTGKTDTSDLKSAAKKEKEKATKKADKKVKKEIVDLKDKAASTDTAKKAKKAKDTADEAKKIKKAVSE; encoded by the coding sequence ATGAAAATCTTTAAAATCCTATCAACAACCGCAATCTTTGCAAGCCTAGCTTTCGCTGGGATTAACCTAAACACCGCCACAAAAGACGAGCTAATGGCGCTTCCTGGCATCGGTGAAGCCAAGGCTGAGGCTATCATCGAATACAGAAAAAACAATAAATTTAACTCAATCGACGAGATTAAAAACATCAAAGGTATCGGCGAGAAGCGCTTTGAAGCTATCAAGGACGATCTAACTCTCACTGGCAAGACGGACACTAGCGATCTAAAATCTGCCGCTAAAAAAGAAAAAGAAAAAGCCACAAAAAAAGCCGATAAAAAGGTAAAAAAAGAAATCGTTGATCTAAAAGACAAGGCCGCGAGCACTGATACAGCCAAAAAAGCCAAAAAAGCAAAAGATACGGCAGATGAAGCCAAAAAAATCAAAAAAGCTGTGAGTGAGTAA
- the fusA gene encoding elongation factor G: MARKTPLNRVRNIGIAAHIDAGKTTTSERILFFTGMSHKIGEVHEGAATMDWMEQERERGITITSAATTCFWNDHQINLIDTPGHVDFTIEVERSMRVLDGAVSVFCSVGGVQPQSETVWRQANKYQVPRIIFVNKMDRVGANFFNVEQQVRDRLKATPVPIQIPIGAEDNFKGVVDLITMKALTWDDAKGPSAPEVGEIPAELKEKAQEYRDKMIEAVAETDEALMEKYFAGEELSEAEIKAGIKKGCLSLAFFPMMCGTAFKNKGVQPLLDAVVWYLPAPNEVPAIKGVYEDGSEAEVLSTDDGEFAGLGFKIMTDPFVGQLTFVRIYRGMLESGSYVINSGKNKKERIGRLLRMHSNKREEVKELYAGEIGAIVGLKDTLTGDTLASEKDKVILERMEFPDPVISVAVEPKTKADQEKMGIALQKLAQEDPSFRVATDEESGQTIISGMGELHLEIIVDRMLREFKVDAEVGQPQVAYRETIRKSVEQEYKYAKQSGGRGQYGHVYLRLEPLEPGSGYEFVNDIKGGAIPKEYIPAVDKGCQEAMQSGVLAGYPVEDVKVTVFDGSYHEVDSSEMAFKLAASMGFKEGARKAGAVILEPMMKVEVETPEEYMGDVIGDLNKRRGQVNNMGERGGNKIIDAFCPLSEMFGYSTDLRSQTQGRATYSMEFDHYDEVPKNVSEEIIKKRNG, translated from the coding sequence ATGGCAAGAAAAACTCCACTTAATCGTGTTAGAAATATCGGAATTGCCGCTCATATCGACGCCGGTAAAACAACAACAAGCGAAAGAATTCTATTTTTTACAGGTATGAGCCACAAAATCGGCGAGGTGCATGAGGGTGCTGCTACTATGGACTGGATGGAGCAAGAAAGAGAAAGAGGTATTACTATTACTTCTGCTGCGACTACTTGCTTTTGGAACGATCATCAAATCAACCTAATCGACACCCCAGGTCACGTTGATTTCACTATCGAAGTTGAACGCTCTATGCGTGTTTTAGATGGCGCTGTTTCTGTATTTTGTTCAGTTGGTGGTGTGCAACCACAAAGTGAGACCGTTTGGAGACAAGCGAACAAATACCAAGTCCCAAGAATTATTTTCGTAAATAAAATGGACCGCGTAGGCGCAAATTTCTTCAATGTCGAGCAACAAGTCCGCGATAGATTAAAAGCTACACCAGTTCCGATTCAAATTCCAATCGGTGCAGAAGACAACTTCAAAGGCGTAGTTGATTTAATCACTATGAAAGCCCTTACTTGGGACGATGCAAAAGGTCCAAGCGCACCAGAAGTAGGCGAAATTCCAGCTGAATTAAAAGAAAAAGCACAAGAATATCGCGATAAAATGATTGAAGCGGTTGCTGAGACTGATGAAGCTTTAATGGAAAAATATTTCGCAGGCGAAGAGCTAAGCGAGGCAGAGATTAAAGCCGGTATCAAAAAAGGCTGCCTAAGCCTAGCATTTTTCCCTATGATGTGCGGAACAGCTTTCAAAAACAAAGGTGTTCAACCACTGCTTGACGCTGTCGTATGGTACCTACCAGCTCCAAACGAAGTTCCAGCTATCAAAGGCGTTTATGAGGACGGAAGCGAAGCGGAAGTTCTATCTACTGATGACGGCGAATTCGCAGGTCTTGGATTTAAGATTATGACTGACCCATTTGTCGGCCAGCTAACTTTCGTTAGAATTTACCGCGGTATGTTAGAGAGCGGAAGCTATGTAATCAACTCTGGTAAAAACAAAAAAGAGCGTATCGGTCGTTTGCTTAGAATGCACTCAAACAAACGCGAGGAAGTCAAAGAGCTTTACGCTGGCGAAATCGGTGCGATTGTGGGCCTAAAAGATACACTTACTGGTGATACACTAGCTAGCGAAAAAGATAAAGTTATCTTAGAGCGTATGGAATTCCCAGATCCAGTTATCAGCGTCGCAGTTGAGCCAAAAACAAAAGCAGACCAAGAGAAAATGGGTATCGCACTTCAAAAACTTGCACAAGAAGATCCAAGCTTCCGCGTAGCAACTGACGAAGAGAGCGGTCAAACAATCATTAGCGGTATGGGTGAGCTTCACCTTGAAATCATTGTCGATAGAATGCTACGCGAATTTAAGGTCGATGCAGAGGTTGGCCAACCACAAGTTGCTTACCGCGAAACTATCCGCAAATCTGTCGAGCAAGAATACAAATACGCTAAACAATCAGGCGGTCGCGGTCAATACGGCCATGTATATTTGCGCTTAGAGCCATTAGAGCCGGGTAGCGGATATGAGTTTGTCAATGACATCAAAGGTGGTGCGATTCCAAAAGAATATATCCCAGCTGTCGATAAAGGTTGCCAAGAAGCTATGCAAAGTGGTGTTTTGGCTGGATACCCTGTCGAAGATGTCAAAGTTACAGTATTTGACGGAAGCTACCACGAAGTCGATAGCTCTGAAATGGCGTTTAAACTAGCCGCTTCAATGGGCTTTAAAGAGGGCGCACGCAAAGCTGGCGCAGTTATCTTAGAGCCTATGATGAAAGTCGAAGTTGAAACCCCAGAAGAGTATATGGGCGATGTAATCGGCGATTTAAACAAACGCCGCGGCCAAGTAAATAACATGGGCGAACGCGGTGGAAATAAAATCATCGACGCTTTCTGCCCACTTTCAGAGATGTTTGGTTACTCAACTGACCTTCGTTCTCAAACACAAGGTAGAGCTACTTACTCAATGGAATTTGACCACTACGATGAAGTTCCAAAAAATGTAAGCGAAGAAATCATCAAAAAACGCAACGGCTAA